The following proteins come from a genomic window of Nitrospirota bacterium:
- the smpB gene encoding SsrA-binding protein SmpB, producing MNDKKKSSIIISNKKAFHDFFIDETYEAGICLTGTEVKSIRTGQANLKDSFARVEENAVYLYQCHISPYTHGNRANVDPVRTRKLLLHKKEINRLMGKTMQKGLTLIPLKIYFKNGKAKVELGLAQGKKTYDKREDLKTRAAKREVEKAFKERNR from the coding sequence ATGAATGATAAAAAAAAATCTTCCATCATAATTTCCAACAAAAAGGCGTTTCACGATTTCTTTATAGACGAAACTTACGAGGCGGGAATCTGTCTGACCGGAACGGAGGTTAAATCGATTCGGACAGGACAGGCAAACTTAAAAGATAGCTTTGCAAGAGTAGAAGAAAACGCGGTTTATCTTTATCAATGTCACATTAGCCCTTACACCCATGGGAATCGCGCGAATGTCGATCCCGTCCGGACTCGAAAACTCCTTCTCCATAAAAAAGAAATCAACCGCCTGATGGGTAAAACCATGCAAAAGGGTTTAACCCTTATACCGCTTAAAATCTACTTTAAAAATGGAAAGGCCAAAGTTGAGTTGGGTTTGGCGCAAGGTAAAAAAACTTATGATAAGCGTGAAGACCTCAAGACAAGGGCGGCGAAACGAGAAGTGGAAAAAGCTTTTAAGGAACGGAACAGGTAA